From Cellulomonas oligotrophica, a single genomic window includes:
- a CDS encoding bifunctional [glutamine synthetase] adenylyltransferase/[glutamine synthetase]-adenylyl-L-tyrosine phosphorylase: MSVAGREQTLAGRLRRAGVGDVPRAERLLADPALLALQPDLDSLVPALRDVGDPDLALLALAKIAGAVQRDPELSGLLRDMLAGEGEARTRLLAVTGASLALGNTLAADPRALHVVVDPTPGTGVDAGEVRAELLRAVEADPDAPVPVAGTAGAAGVDAMRRAYRRRLLRIAATDLTVDDPLSRLPGVAAALADLAAAALEAALALARADLEDHGAGVRLAVIGMGKTGGRELNYVSDVDVVYVAEPVDGTREDEAMAVGARLAAGLARACSVPSGEPALWPVDAALRPEGKDGPLVRTLASHRAYYGRWAKTWEFQALLKARPLAGDRDLGRAYVETVNPLVWSAVERENFVEDSQAMRRRVEQHVPRAEADRQLKLGVGGLRDVEFTVQLLQLVHGRADEAIRSPSTLTALAALAAGGYVGREHAGQLAVCYRWMRAMEHRIQLYRLQRTHLVPTADADLRRLARTLGMRADGPDGLLERWRTTRRDVRRLHEELFYRPLLPATARLSTEEASLAPDAARARLSAIGYRDPAGALRHIGALTDGVTRRAAIQRQLLPVMLGWFAEGPDPDGGLLAFRRLSEQLGTTHWYLKLLRDSGTAAQRLATLLSTSRYAADALSRSPESVTWLAADADLAPRTAERLAAEADAVLRRAHEPVPAVTALRALRRRELARTAVADVLGVVTGVRASQSLTVAADTVLAGALRVAQAEACAARGLDEAPTRLLVVAMGRLGGGEVGYSSDADVMFVHDPLPGADAAVAQDVALATATRLRQLLGAVGPEPTLAVDADLRPEGRNGPLVRTFDAYAEYYQRWSSPWESQALLRARPVAGDTALGERFVALVDPLRYPAEGLDAATTREVRRIKARVEAERLPRGVDPTRHVKLGRGGIADVEWTAQLLQLQHAHAVPALRTTSTLAALAAATDAGLLHADDAQVLREAWEMASRVRDANVLWTGRAEGAHADVLPHDRQALAGVSRVMGYPAGSGGALEQDYLRTARRARAVVERVFYG; encoded by the coding sequence GTGAGCGTCGCGGGTCGCGAGCAGACCCTCGCCGGGCGGCTGCGCCGTGCCGGCGTGGGTGACGTGCCGCGCGCCGAGCGGCTGCTCGCCGACCCCGCGCTCCTGGCGCTGCAGCCCGACCTGGACTCCCTCGTCCCCGCGCTGCGGGACGTCGGCGACCCGGACCTCGCCCTGCTCGCCCTCGCCAAGATCGCCGGCGCCGTGCAGCGGGACCCGGAGCTGAGCGGTCTCCTGCGCGACATGCTCGCCGGCGAGGGGGAGGCCCGCACGCGGCTGCTCGCCGTGACGGGGGCGTCCCTCGCGCTCGGCAACACGCTCGCCGCCGACCCCCGGGCCCTGCACGTCGTCGTCGACCCGACACCGGGCACCGGCGTCGACGCCGGCGAGGTCCGCGCCGAGCTCCTGCGTGCCGTCGAGGCGGACCCCGACGCGCCCGTGCCCGTGGCCGGCACCGCCGGAGCGGCCGGGGTCGACGCCATGCGCCGCGCCTACCGGCGGCGCCTGCTGCGCATCGCGGCGACCGACCTCACCGTCGACGACCCCCTCAGCCGGCTCCCGGGCGTCGCGGCGGCGCTCGCAGACCTGGCCGCCGCCGCCCTCGAGGCCGCCCTGGCGCTGGCCCGCGCCGACCTGGAGGACCACGGCGCGGGTGTGCGGCTGGCCGTCATCGGCATGGGCAAGACCGGTGGCCGCGAGCTCAACTACGTCTCCGACGTCGACGTCGTGTACGTGGCCGAGCCGGTCGACGGCACGCGCGAGGACGAGGCGATGGCCGTCGGCGCCCGCCTCGCCGCCGGACTCGCGCGCGCGTGCTCGGTGCCGTCGGGGGAGCCCGCGCTGTGGCCCGTCGACGCGGCGCTGCGGCCCGAGGGCAAGGACGGCCCGCTCGTGCGCACCCTGGCCAGCCACCGCGCGTACTACGGGCGCTGGGCGAAGACGTGGGAGTTCCAGGCCCTGCTCAAGGCCCGCCCGCTGGCCGGTGACCGCGACCTCGGCCGCGCCTACGTCGAGACCGTCAACCCGCTGGTGTGGTCGGCCGTCGAGCGCGAGAACTTCGTCGAGGACTCCCAGGCCATGCGCCGGCGCGTCGAGCAGCACGTGCCCCGCGCGGAGGCCGACCGCCAGCTCAAGCTCGGCGTCGGCGGGCTGCGGGACGTGGAGTTCACCGTCCAGCTGCTCCAGCTCGTGCACGGCCGCGCGGACGAGGCGATCCGCAGCCCCAGCACCCTCACCGCGCTCGCCGCGCTCGCCGCCGGCGGGTACGTGGGCCGCGAGCACGCCGGGCAGCTCGCGGTCTGCTACCGGTGGATGCGGGCCATGGAGCACCGCATCCAGCTGTACCGGCTGCAGCGCACCCACCTGGTGCCCACCGCCGACGCCGACCTGCGACGGCTGGCCCGCACGCTCGGCATGCGCGCCGACGGACCCGACGGCCTGCTCGAACGGTGGCGCACCACCCGCCGCGACGTGCGGCGCCTGCACGAGGAGCTGTTCTACCGACCCCTGCTGCCCGCCACGGCACGCCTGTCGACCGAGGAGGCGAGCCTCGCGCCCGACGCGGCCCGCGCCCGCCTGTCCGCGATCGGGTACCGCGACCCGGCCGGCGCCCTGCGGCACATCGGCGCGCTCACCGACGGCGTGACGCGGCGTGCGGCGATCCAGCGCCAGCTGCTGCCCGTGATGCTCGGCTGGTTCGCCGAGGGCCCCGACCCCGACGGCGGGCTGCTGGCGTTCCGGCGCCTGTCCGAGCAGCTCGGCACCACGCACTGGTACCTCAAGCTGCTCCGCGACTCCGGCACGGCCGCGCAGCGCCTCGCGACGCTGCTGTCGACCTCGCGGTACGCCGCCGACGCCCTCAGCCGCTCCCCGGAGTCCGTCACGTGGCTCGCGGCCGACGCGGACCTCGCCCCCCGGACCGCCGAGCGGCTCGCGGCCGAGGCCGACGCGGTCCTGCGCCGCGCGCACGAGCCCGTGCCCGCCGTCACCGCCCTGCGCGCCCTGCGCCGCCGCGAGCTGGCCCGCACGGCGGTCGCCGACGTCCTCGGGGTCGTCACGGGGGTCCGTGCCTCGCAGAGCCTCACCGTCGCCGCCGACACCGTGCTGGCCGGCGCCCTGCGGGTCGCCCAGGCCGAGGCGTGCGCGGCCCGCGGTCTCGACGAGGCACCCACCCGCCTGCTCGTGGTGGCCATGGGCCGGCTCGGCGGCGGAGAGGTCGGCTACTCCTCCGACGCCGACGTGATGTTCGTGCACGACCCCCTCCCGGGCGCCGACGCCGCCGTCGCGCAGGACGTCGCGCTGGCCACCGCGACCCGCCTGCGGCAGCTGCTCGGCGCCGTCGGCCCCGAGCCCACGCTCGCGGTCGACGCCGACCTGCGCCCCGAAGGGCGCAACGGCCCCCTCGTGCGCACCTTCGACGCGTACGCCGAGTACTACCAGCGCTGGTCGTCGCCCTGGGAGTCGCAGGCGCTGCTGCGGGCGCGGCCCGTCGCCGGCGACACCGCGCTCGGCGAGCGCTTCGTCGCCCTCGTCGACCCCCTGCGGTACCCCGCCGAGGGCCTCGACGCCGCGACCACGCGCGAGGTGCGGCGCATCAAGGCCCGCGTCGAGGCCGAACGCCTCCCGCGCGGCGTGGACCCCACCCGGCACGTCAAGCTCGGGCGGGGCGGCATCGCCGACGTCGAGTGGACCGCGCAGCTGCTCCAGCTCCAGCACGCGCACGCCGTGCCCGCGCTGCGCACCACCTCGACGCTCGCCGCGCTCGCCGCCGCGACGGACGCGGGCCTGCTGCACGCCGACGACGCGCAGGTGCTGCGCGAGGCCTGGGAGATGGCCTCGCGGGTCCGGGACGCCAACGTGCTGTGGACCGGTCGGGCCGAGGGCGCGCACGCGGACGTGCTCCCGCACGACCGCCAGGCGCTCGCCGGCGTCTCCCGGGTCATGGGCTACCCCGCCGGGTCGGGCGGTGCGCTCGAGCAGGACTACCTGCGCACGGCCCGTCGGGCCCGCGCCGTCGTCGAGCGCGTCTTCTACGGCTGA
- the glnA gene encoding type I glutamate--ammonia ligase: protein MFTKPEEVLAFIKNEDVKFIDVRFCDLPGVMQHFNVPAASVDLDFFTDGQMFDGSSIRGFQAIHESDMKLIPDVTTAYVDPFRTEKTLNINFHIVDPYTDEPYSRDPRQVAAKAEAYLKSTGIADTAFFAPEAEFYIFDDVRFETKQNASYYYIDSIEAAWNTGRVEEGGNLGHKTPYKGGYFPVPPVDHFADLRDKISLQLDALGLQVERAHHEVGTAGQAEINYRFDELSKSADKVQLFKYVVKNVAHEAGKTATFMPKPLFGDNGSGMHVHQSLWKDGEPLFFDEKGYGGLSDMARWYIGGLLKHAPALLAFTNPTVNSYHRLVPGFEAPVNLVYSARNRSACIRIPVTGSNPKAKRIEFRVPDPSSNPYLAFAAMLMAGLDGIQNRIEPPEPVDKDLYELPPEEHALIQQVPGSLAEVLDNLEADHDWLTAGNVFTPDLIQTWIDYKRSTEVDPIRLRPHPHEFELYFDV from the coding sequence ATGTTCACCAAGCCAGAGGAAGTCCTGGCGTTCATCAAGAACGAGGACGTCAAGTTCATCGACGTGCGGTTCTGCGACCTGCCGGGCGTGATGCAGCATTTCAACGTGCCTGCCGCCTCCGTCGACCTGGACTTCTTCACCGACGGCCAGATGTTCGACGGCTCCTCGATCCGTGGGTTCCAGGCGATCCACGAGTCGGACATGAAGCTCATCCCCGACGTGACGACGGCCTACGTGGACCCGTTCCGCACGGAGAAGACGCTCAACATCAACTTCCACATCGTGGACCCGTACACCGACGAGCCCTACAGCCGCGACCCCCGCCAGGTCGCCGCCAAGGCCGAGGCGTACCTGAAGTCGACCGGCATCGCGGACACCGCGTTCTTCGCGCCCGAGGCCGAGTTCTACATCTTCGACGACGTGCGCTTCGAGACGAAGCAGAACGCGTCGTACTACTACATCGACTCCATCGAGGCGGCCTGGAACACCGGCCGCGTCGAGGAGGGTGGCAACCTCGGCCACAAGACGCCCTACAAGGGCGGCTACTTCCCCGTGCCGCCGGTCGACCACTTCGCCGACCTGCGCGACAAGATCTCGCTGCAGCTCGACGCCCTCGGCCTGCAGGTCGAGCGTGCGCACCACGAGGTCGGAACCGCCGGCCAGGCGGAGATCAACTACCGCTTCGACGAGCTGTCCAAGTCGGCCGACAAGGTCCAGCTCTTCAAGTACGTCGTGAAGAACGTCGCGCACGAGGCCGGCAAGACCGCGACCTTCATGCCGAAGCCGCTCTTCGGCGACAACGGCTCGGGCATGCACGTGCACCAGTCGCTGTGGAAGGACGGCGAGCCGCTGTTCTTCGACGAGAAGGGCTACGGCGGCCTGTCCGACATGGCGCGCTGGTACATCGGCGGCCTGCTCAAGCACGCCCCGGCGCTGCTGGCGTTCACCAACCCGACGGTGAACTCGTACCACCGCCTGGTGCCCGGCTTCGAGGCCCCCGTCAACCTGGTGTACTCGGCGCGCAACCGCTCCGCGTGCATCCGCATCCCCGTGACGGGCTCGAACCCGAAGGCCAAGCGCATCGAGTTCCGCGTGCCGGACCCGTCGTCGAACCCGTACCTCGCGTTCGCGGCCATGCTCATGGCCGGCCTCGACGGCATCCAGAACCGCATCGAGCCGCCGGAGCCGGTCGACAAGGACCTCTACGAGCTGCCCCCCGAGGAGCACGCCCTCATCCAGCAGGTCCCCGGCTCGCTCGCCGAGGTGCTGGACAACCTCGAGGCCGACCACGACTGGCTGACCGCCGGCAACGTCTTCACGCCGGACCTCATCCAGACGTGGATCGACTACAAGCGCTCCACCGAGGTGGACCCGATCCGTCTGCGGCCGCACCCGCACGAGTTCGAGCTCTACTTCGACGTCTGA
- a CDS encoding DUF4191 domain-containing protein, with the protein MARERSTAGPAPAGGGKVKKVRWYHQVWQAYLMTRRHDPAATWIILAAFVGTLALGVIIGVLISQVVYVTLLSLPFAVLAAMFVLARRAETAAYSQIEGQAGAARAALGSLRRGWTFAEEPVAIDPRTQDMVFRGVGRPGVVLVSEGPAHRVGKLLEAERKRTARVVSGAPVHLIQCGNDEGQVPLRKLPRAVQKLKPQLTKAEVGEVLRRVTSLGAARLPLPKGVDPMRARPDRKGMRGR; encoded by the coding sequence ATGGCACGCGAGCGCTCCACCGCCGGACCGGCCCCCGCAGGCGGCGGCAAGGTCAAGAAGGTCCGCTGGTACCACCAGGTCTGGCAGGCGTACCTCATGACGCGCCGGCACGACCCGGCGGCGACGTGGATCATCCTCGCCGCGTTCGTCGGGACGCTCGCGCTGGGCGTGATCATCGGCGTGCTGATCAGCCAGGTCGTGTACGTGACGCTGCTGAGCCTGCCGTTCGCGGTGCTGGCGGCCATGTTCGTGCTCGCCCGCCGTGCGGAGACCGCCGCGTACTCCCAGATCGAGGGTCAGGCCGGTGCCGCGCGCGCCGCGCTCGGCTCGCTGCGCCGCGGCTGGACCTTCGCCGAGGAGCCCGTCGCGATCGACCCCCGCACGCAGGACATGGTGTTCCGCGGCGTCGGGCGTCCCGGCGTGGTCCTGGTCAGCGAGGGTCCCGCGCACCGCGTCGGCAAGCTGCTCGAGGCGGAGCGCAAGCGCACCGCCCGCGTGGTCTCGGGCGCGCCCGTGCACCTGATCCAGTGCGGCAACGACGAGGGCCAGGTGCCGCTGCGCAAGCTCCCCCGCGCCGTGCAGAAGCTCAAGCCCCAGCTGACGAAGGCCGAGGTCGGCGAGGTGCTGCGCCGCGTGACGTCGCTCGGCGCCGCCCGCCTGCCGCTGCCCAAGGGCGTCGACCCGATGCGCGCGCGCCCCGACCGCAAGGGCATGCGGGGCCGCTGA
- the lipA gene encoding lipoyl synthase, which translates to MTLAPEGRRMLRIEARNAATPIERKPEWIRTRATTGPEYSELKGLVRREGLHTVCEEAGCPNIFECWEDREATFLIGGDQCTRRCDFCQIDTGRPADLDTDEPRRVASSVQAMGLKYATITGVARDDLPDGGAWLYAETVRQIHDVNPGTGVELLIPDFNAVPDQLAEVFSSRPEVLAHNVETVPRIFKKIRPAFRYERSLSVITAAREAGLVTKSNLILGMGETTEEIKDALAHLHDAGCDIITITQYLRPSVRHHPVERWVRPEEFVELSQEAERLGFLGVMSGPLVRSSYRAGRLWGQAMRHRGQELPAALAHLGEPTTARQEASALLARSATR; encoded by the coding sequence GTGACACTCGCGCCCGAAGGCCGCCGGATGCTGCGCATCGAGGCCCGCAACGCCGCCACCCCCATCGAGCGCAAGCCCGAGTGGATCCGCACCCGAGCCACGACGGGGCCGGAGTACTCCGAGCTCAAGGGTCTCGTGCGCCGCGAGGGCCTGCACACCGTGTGCGAGGAGGCGGGCTGCCCCAACATCTTCGAGTGCTGGGAGGACCGCGAGGCGACGTTCCTCATCGGCGGCGACCAGTGCACGCGGCGGTGCGACTTCTGCCAGATCGACACCGGGCGTCCCGCCGACCTCGACACCGACGAGCCGCGCCGCGTCGCCTCCTCGGTGCAGGCGATGGGTCTGAAGTACGCGACGATCACCGGCGTCGCCCGCGACGACCTGCCCGACGGCGGCGCGTGGCTGTACGCCGAGACCGTCCGGCAGATCCACGACGTGAACCCCGGCACCGGCGTCGAGCTGCTGATCCCCGACTTCAACGCGGTCCCCGACCAGCTCGCCGAGGTGTTCTCCTCCCGCCCGGAGGTCCTCGCGCACAACGTCGAGACGGTGCCGCGGATCTTCAAGAAGATCCGGCCCGCGTTCCGCTACGAGCGGTCCCTGTCCGTCATCACGGCCGCCCGCGAGGCCGGGCTGGTGACGAAGTCGAACCTCATCCTCGGCATGGGCGAGACCACCGAGGAGATCAAGGACGCCCTGGCGCACCTGCACGACGCGGGGTGCGACATCATCACCATCACGCAGTACCTGCGGCCGTCCGTGCGCCACCACCCCGTGGAGCGCTGGGTGCGCCCCGAGGAGTTCGTCGAGCTGTCGCAGGAGGCCGAGCGCCTCGGCTTCCTCGGCGTGATGTCCGGCCCGCTGGTGCGCTCCTCGTACCGCGCCGGGCGCCTCTGGGGCCAGGCCATGCGCCACCGCGGCCAGGAGCTGCCCGCCGCGCTCGCCCACCTGGGCGAGCCGACCACCGCGCGCCAGGAGGCGTCGGCCCTGCTGGCCCGTTCCGCCACCCGCTGA
- the lipB gene encoding lipoyl(octanoyl) transferase LipB, with product MRFEPLDLGTRLLPYEPTWQQQRDVHAAVVAGTREDTVLLVEHEPVYTAGRRTASWDRPTDGTPVVDVDRGGRITWHGPGQLVGYPIVRLGTPVDVVRYVRALEEALIRTCADVGVVAGRVEGRSGVWLPADTATGRRARKVAAIGVRVARGVTMHGFALNCTADVAQFDRIVPCGITDADVTTLSLETGREVTIADVVPLVREHLAATLAPLLAAAPVG from the coding sequence ATGCGCTTCGAGCCTCTCGACCTCGGCACCCGGCTGCTGCCGTACGAGCCCACCTGGCAGCAGCAGCGCGACGTGCACGCCGCCGTGGTGGCGGGCACGCGCGAGGACACCGTGCTGCTCGTCGAGCACGAGCCGGTGTACACGGCCGGCCGGCGGACCGCGTCGTGGGACCGGCCGACCGACGGGACGCCGGTGGTCGACGTCGACCGCGGCGGGCGGATCACCTGGCACGGACCGGGGCAGCTCGTCGGCTACCCGATCGTGCGGCTCGGCACCCCGGTCGACGTGGTGCGGTACGTCCGGGCGCTCGAGGAGGCGCTGATCCGCACGTGCGCCGACGTGGGCGTCGTCGCCGGGCGCGTCGAGGGCCGCAGCGGGGTGTGGCTGCCCGCGGACACCGCCACGGGCCGCCGGGCCCGCAAGGTCGCCGCGATCGGCGTGCGGGTGGCGCGCGGGGTCACGATGCACGGCTTCGCGCTCAACTGCACCGCGGACGTGGCCCAGTTCGACCGCATCGTGCCGTGCGGCATCACCGACGCAGACGTGACCACGCTCAGCCTCGAGACGGGTCGCGAGGTCACCATCGCCGACGTGGTGCCGCTCGTGCGCGAGCACCTGGCCGCGACGCTGGCACCGCTGCTGGCCGCCGCGCCGGTCGGCTGA
- a CDS encoding MarR family winged helix-turn-helix transcriptional regulator has protein sequence MSTSGGPAGPGPDHWPVGRLLSAAARQIERRWNTHLAAWDLNHASHPVLVHLSRRPMSQRELAASCGVTEQTMSRVLARLERTGYVDRSPAPDDRRRHVIAITEAGREAFLASADPRPAEESVLGVLSPDELEDLRRILVTVVLGDEQGTPDGPAPGADAPGAPPGADRGRG, from the coding sequence ATGAGCACGTCCGGAGGACCAGCGGGGCCCGGCCCCGACCACTGGCCGGTGGGCCGTCTGCTGTCGGCCGCCGCCCGGCAGATCGAGCGCCGGTGGAACACGCACCTGGCGGCCTGGGACCTCAACCACGCGAGCCACCCGGTCCTGGTGCACCTGTCGAGGCGGCCGATGTCGCAGCGCGAGCTGGCCGCGTCGTGCGGCGTCACCGAGCAGACCATGAGCCGGGTCCTGGCCCGCCTGGAGCGCACGGGCTACGTCGACCGCTCCCCCGCCCCCGACGACCGGCGACGGCACGTGATCGCCATCACCGAGGCCGGGCGCGAGGCCTTCCTCGCGTCGGCCGACCCGCGGCCCGCGGAGGAGTCCGTGCTCGGCGTCCTGTCGCCCGACGAGCTCGAGGACCTGCGTCGCATCCTCGTCACCGTGGTCCTGGGCGACGAGCAGGGCACGCCCGACGGCCCGGCGCCGGGGGCCGACGCCCCCGGCGCCCCGCCAGGGGCCGACCGCGGGCGGGGTTAG
- a CDS encoding flavodoxin domain-containing protein: MRVLVSVASRHGATREMGDVVAQVLRDAGHEVEQVDPDEVERVDAFDAVVLGSAVYVGRLALGLRDLVDRQAGQLRARPVWLFWSGPIGDPPVPATVPDDVTEIAQAVEARDVAVFPGRLERSELNISERALVALVRAEPGDFRDMDAVGTWAQGVARDLARSALEA; this comes from the coding sequence ATGCGCGTCCTGGTGAGCGTCGCGTCGCGGCACGGTGCGACGCGGGAGATGGGTGACGTGGTCGCGCAGGTGCTGCGCGACGCGGGTCACGAGGTCGAGCAGGTCGACCCCGACGAGGTCGAGCGCGTGGACGCGTTCGACGCGGTCGTCCTCGGCTCCGCGGTGTACGTGGGCCGGCTCGCGCTCGGCCTGCGCGACCTCGTGGACCGCCAGGCCGGTCAGCTGCGGGCCCGGCCCGTGTGGCTGTTCTGGTCGGGCCCGATCGGGGACCCGCCGGTGCCGGCCACGGTCCCGGACGACGTGACCGAGATCGCGCAGGCCGTCGAGGCGCGGGACGTCGCGGTGTTCCCGGGGCGTCTGGAGCGGTCCGAGCTCAACATCAGCGAGCGGGCGCTCGTCGCGCTCGTGCGGGCCGAGCCCGGGGACTTCCGCGACATGGACGCGGTGGGCACGTGGGCGCAGGGGGTCGCACGGGACCTCGCGCGGTCGGCCCTGGAGGCCTGA
- a CDS encoding DUF4153 domain-containing protein: MSPDGETGPEPAPGADPAPAPAATTPAPAPGPAPAPAPAAAPVPVAAAPPAPAAAGAVPGPGPVAVAAAEDRRPAVVHPPYGQRPPFVPPPPGPVDRALAAFWAHGREPAGARVLGLCGAAGVAGGVLLVGQQAGLGVALAAAVVWAGALPALWRRRDVVDLVLVALSVLLVAVVAVRAAEWVVWLCLLAAAWTATSAASGARGGWAVVAAPATWVAGALRALPWVRHGLGEAVGGRRAQVLAWLRTLGLTTVLLVVFGALFASADQVFASYLPTFSWGDLPARVVVAVLVALAAAALATLALHPPAWSTARVPEGRPAERTAWLTPVVALDALVLAFVGVQVGGVLGGHRHVLETAGMSYAQYARAGFGQLVVVTVLTLLVVTVAARHAPRATHRDRVVVRAALGTLCLGTLGVVASALRRLDLYVEAFGLTRLRITVAVAEVVMGVVLVLLVAAGVRWSARWVARTVLVVAAVAVLGLAAVNPDALILRYNTTADLVVPLDVDYLLGLSADAVPAAAELDEPLRSCVLAGIERVPVDDGLGWNLARERAAYTRLNTDPLDLSVPCQGVLRP; encoded by the coding sequence ATGAGCCCCGACGGTGAGACCGGCCCCGAACCCGCACCCGGAGCGGACCCCGCTCCCGCCCCCGCCGCCACGACGCCTGCCCCGGCGCCCGGCCCCGCACCGGCCCCCGCACCGGCAGCCGCACCCGTGCCGGTCGCGGCGGCGCCGCCTGCACCGGCCGCCGCCGGCGCCGTGCCCGGTCCCGGACCGGTGGCCGTCGCCGCCGCGGAGGACCGGCGGCCCGCGGTCGTCCACCCGCCGTACGGGCAGCGCCCGCCCTTCGTCCCGCCGCCCCCCGGTCCCGTGGACCGGGCGCTCGCCGCCTTCTGGGCGCACGGCCGGGAGCCGGCCGGGGCCCGCGTCCTCGGGCTGTGCGGTGCCGCCGGGGTGGCGGGCGGCGTGCTCCTCGTCGGCCAGCAGGCGGGCCTGGGCGTCGCGCTCGCAGCGGCTGTCGTCTGGGCGGGCGCCCTGCCGGCGCTCTGGCGCCGGCGCGACGTCGTGGACCTGGTCCTGGTGGCCCTGTCGGTGCTCCTCGTCGCCGTCGTGGCCGTCCGTGCGGCGGAGTGGGTCGTGTGGCTGTGCCTCCTCGCCGCGGCCTGGACGGCGACGTCGGCCGCGTCGGGCGCGCGGGGCGGGTGGGCGGTGGTCGCCGCTCCCGCGACGTGGGTGGCGGGGGCCCTGCGCGCCCTGCCGTGGGTCCGCCACGGGCTCGGTGAGGCCGTCGGCGGCCGGCGGGCGCAGGTGCTCGCGTGGCTGCGGACGCTCGGGCTGACCACGGTGCTCCTCGTCGTCTTCGGTGCGCTCTTCGCGTCCGCCGACCAGGTCTTCGCCAGCTACCTGCCCACCTTCTCCTGGGGCGACCTGCCGGCACGCGTGGTCGTCGCCGTGCTCGTCGCACTGGCGGCGGCGGCGCTGGCCACGCTCGCCCTGCACCCGCCCGCGTGGTCGACCGCGCGGGTTCCGGAGGGCCGGCCGGCCGAGCGGACAGCCTGGCTGACGCCCGTCGTCGCTCTCGACGCGCTCGTGCTCGCGTTCGTCGGCGTCCAGGTGGGTGGTGTGCTCGGCGGGCACCGGCACGTCCTCGAGACCGCGGGGATGAGCTACGCGCAGTACGCCCGCGCCGGGTTCGGCCAGCTCGTCGTCGTCACCGTGCTGACGCTGCTCGTCGTCACGGTCGCCGCCCGCCACGCGCCGCGGGCGACGCATCGCGACCGGGTCGTGGTCCGCGCCGCGCTGGGCACCCTGTGCCTGGGCACGCTCGGCGTGGTCGCGTCGGCGCTGCGTCGGCTCGACCTGTACGTCGAGGCGTTCGGGCTGACCCGGCTGCGGATCACCGTGGCCGTCGCCGAGGTGGTCATGGGCGTGGTGCTGGTGCTGCTGGTGGCCGCCGGGGTGCGGTGGAGCGCCCGCTGGGTGGCCCGTACGGTCCTCGTGGTCGCGGCCGTCGCCGTGCTCGGCCTGGCCGCGGTCAACCCCGATGCGCTCATCCTCCGCTACAACACGACCGCAGACCTGGTCGTCCCGCTGGACGTGGACTACCTGCTCGGCCTGTCCGCCGACGCCGTCCCCGCCGCCGCCGAGCTCGACGAGCCGCTGCGTTCGTGCGTGCTGGCCGGGATCGAGCGGGTGCCCGTCGACGACGGCCTGGGGTGGAACCTCGCCCGGGAGAGGGCCGCGTACACCCGGCTCAACACCGATCCGCTCGACCTGTCGGTGCCGTGCCAGGGGGTCTTGCGCCCCTGA
- a CDS encoding RDD family protein has protein sequence MTRRGSMGSWLEGGPAGEPGPDDGADRLGLPEAGPGSRGGLGRRLVALGVDWLACLAVASVLAPATAEGIFLLRADPMVTLAVFAVENVVLVGTLGTTLGHRLLGLRVAPLGVVDGSWALGARAPGLLRAAGRTVLLCLVIPAVVWDGDGRGLHDRAAGTAIVRR, from the coding sequence ATGACGCGGCGCGGATCGATGGGCTCGTGGCTCGAGGGTGGACCGGCGGGGGAGCCGGGCCCCGACGACGGTGCGGACCGTCTCGGGCTGCCCGAGGCCGGGCCCGGGTCGCGCGGCGGTCTCGGGCGCCGGCTCGTCGCGCTCGGCGTGGACTGGCTCGCCTGCCTGGCGGTCGCCTCGGTGCTCGCACCGGCCACGGCCGAGGGGATCTTCCTGCTGCGCGCGGACCCGATGGTCACGCTCGCGGTCTTCGCGGTCGAGAACGTCGTCCTGGTCGGCACGCTCGGCACCACGCTCGGGCACCGGCTGCTCGGCCTGCGGGTCGCACCGCTCGGGGTCGTCGACGGCAGCTGGGCGCTCGGGGCGCGCGCCCCCGGCCTGCTGCGCGCAGCGGGCCGCACGGTGCTCCTGTGCCTGGTGATCCCCGCCGTCGTCTGGGACGGTGACGGGCGGGGGCTGCACGACCGGGCGGCCGGGACGGCGATCGTGCGCCGCTGA